The following coding sequences lie in one Oryza brachyantha chromosome 10, ObraRS2, whole genome shotgun sequence genomic window:
- the LOC102705191 gene encoding ribosomal RNA small subunit methyltransferase-like yields MAGGKIQKKRHGGGGGGGGRLQGGIPFEKSKGQHILRNPALVDSIVEKAGLKPTDTVLEIGPGTGNLTKRLLQAGVKAVVAVELDPRMVLELNRRFQGDPLSSRLKIIQGDVLKCDLPYFDICVANIPYQISSPLTFKLLSHRPIFRCAVIMFQREFAMRLVAQPGDSLYCRLSVNVQLLSRVSHLLKVGRNNFRPPPKVDSSVVRIEPRKPLPPVSFKQWDGLVRLCFNRKNKTLGAIFKQKRVLELLEKNYKTMQSLQLTSDTEKGEKLSADDVALLSDMVDDLNLETGYENDDDDEMEMDDADMVAESRASFKEKIMGILQQGDFAEKRASKLSQVDFLYLLSLFNKAGIHFS; encoded by the exons ATGGCGGGAGGGAAGATCCAGAAGAAGCGGcacggcgggggagggggcgggggcgggcggCTGCAGGGAGGGATCCCGTTCGAGAAGTCCAAGGGGCAGCACATCCTGCGGAACCCGGCGCTGGTGGACTCCATCGTCGAGAAGGCCGGCCTCAAGCCCACCGACACCGTCCTCGAGATTGGCCCCGGCACGGGGAACCTCACCAAGCGCCTCCTCCAGGCCGGCGTCaaggccgtcgtcgccgtcgagcttGACCCCCGCatggtgctcgaactcaaTCGCCGCTTCCAAGGCGACCCGCTCTCCTCACGCCTCAAG ATTATCCAAGGAGATGTCCTTAAATGTGATCTTCCATACTTCGATATATGCGTGGCGAACATCCCATATCAGATTTCATCTCCCCTCACATTCAAGCTTCTGTCACACCGCCCAATATTTAGGTGTGCAGTGATTATGTTTCAACGTGAATTTGCCATGAGACTTGTAGCACAGCCTGGAGACAGTCTGTACTGCCGTCTCTCTGTGAATGTGCAGCTTTTGTCACGTGTATCACATCTCTTGAAGGTGGGGCGGAACAACTTCAGGCCTCCACCCAAGGTTGATTCATCTGTTGTTCGTATCGAGCCCAGAAAGCCCCTACCTCCTGTCAGCTTCAAACAATGGGATGGACTTGTGAGGCTTTGTTTCAACCGGAAGAACAAGACATTGGGCGCCATCTTTAAGCAGAAGCGTGTCCTTGAACTGTTAGAGAAGAACTACAAGACAATGCAGTCTCTACAGCTCACTTCAGATACAGAAAAGGGTGAGAAGTTGTCAGCAGATGATGTTGCATTGCTATCAGATATGGTTGATGATCTGAACTTGGAAACTGGCTACGagaatgatgatgatgatgagatggaAATGGATGATGCGGATATGGTAGCAGAGAGCCGTGCAAGTTTCAAGGAGAAGATTATGGGGATATTGCAGCAAGGAGATTTTGCAGAGAAGAGAGCGTCGAAGCTCAGCCAAGTTGACTTCTTGTACCTCCTATCGCTCTTTAATAAAGCTGGTATACATTTTTCTTGA
- the LOC102703524 gene encoding stress enhanced protein 2, chloroplastic-like — translation MGEFHRAVNGTIICEMMPNQRAPPSSQQATQRDSGSEKIVLQPRLCTLRLYSGVVAWRRLPGEEETDGGVDGAGSSPFFASLADYIDSTRKSQNFEIISGRLAMSAV, via the exons ATGGGGGAGTTTCACCGGGCGGTGAACGGCACGATCATCTGCGAGATGATGCCGAACCAaagggcgccgccgtcgtctcaGCAGGCAACACAGCGGGACAGCGGGAGCGAGAAGATCGTGCTCCAGCCACGGCTCTGCACGCTCCGTTTGTACAGCGGCGTGGTGGCGTGGAGGCGGCtgccgggggaggaggagaccgacggcggcgtggacggCGCCGGGTCCTCCCCGTTCTTCGCGTCGCTCGCCGACTACATCGACAGCACCCGCAAGAGCCAGAACTTCGAGATCATTTCCGGCCGCCTTGCCATG TCAGCGgtgtga
- the LOC102704917 gene encoding V-type proton ATPase subunit a3-like encodes MSRGGGGGCCPSMDLMRSEAMQLVQVIIPAESAHLAVSYLGDLGLLQFKDLNSDKSPFQRTYASQIKRCGEMARKLRFFREQMSKAAISTSSTQFSGTLEIDDLEVKLGELEVELTEVNANNEKLQRTYNELMEYNVVLQKAGEFFSSAQRSATEQQREMSADQSGDSSLESPLLQQEMVTDPSKQVKLGSLSGLVPKEKAMAFERILFRATRGNMFLRQEPVDETVTDPLSGEKVIKNAFVIFYSGERAKSKIVKICDAFGANRYPFPEDLGKQLQTIQEVSGKISELKATIELGLAHRDSILKSISSEFEHWNTLVKKEKAIYHTLNMLSLDVTKKCLVAEGWSPVFATSQIQDALQRATVDSKSQVGSIFQVLNTQESPPTFFQTNKFTSAFQEIVDAYGIAKYQEANPGVFTIVTFPFLFAVMFGDWGHGICLLLATLYLIIREKKLASQKLDDIMDMMFGGRYVILMMSLFSIYTGLIYNEFFSVPFELFGKSAYACRDPSCGDATTEGLIKVRPAYPFGVDPVWHGSRSELPFLNSLKMKLSILLGVAQMNLGILMSYFNAKFFRNALNVWYQFIPQLIFLNSLFGYLSLLIIIKWCTGSKADLYHVMIYMFLSPTDDLGENELFPGQKLVQLVLLLLALVSVPWMLIPKPLFLKRQHEQRHQGQQYTMLQATDESVTELEENHEDSHHHEEFEFSEVFVHQLIHTIEFVLGAVSNTASYLRLWALSLAHSELSSVFYEKVLVLSWGYNNIFILIIGAVIFLFATIGVLLVMETLSAFLHALRLHWVEFQNKFYEGDGYKFAPFAFASIIEEED; translated from the exons ATgtcacgcggcggcggcggcgggtgctgCCCGTCGATGGATCTGATGCGGTCGGAGGCGATGCAGCTGGTGCAGGTCATCATCCCTGCGGAGTCCGCGCACCTCGCTGTCTCCTACCTCGGCGACCTCGGCCTCCTCCAGTTCAAAGAC CTTAATTCCGACAAGAGCCCATTCCAACGGACTTATGCTTCCCAG ATCAAGCGATGTGGTGAAATGGCTCGCAAGCTGCGGTTTTTTAGGGAACAAATGTCAAAAGCTGCCATATCAACCTCTTCTACACAATTTTCTGGAACCTTGGAAATTGATGATTTAGAG gTTAAACTTGGAGAATTAGAAGTTGAGCTGACTGAAGTTAATGCAAACAATGAAAAGTTACAGAGGACATACAATGAGCTGATGGAGTACAATGTTGTTCTACAGAAG GCTGGTGAATTTTTCTCTTCAGCTCAACGAAGTGCAACAGAACAACAGAGGGAAATGTCAGCAGATCAGTCTGGTGATTCTTCTCTGGAGAGTCCTTTATTGCAGCAG GAAATGGTGACAGATCCATCAAAACAAGTGAAACTTGGTTCCCTCAGTGGTCTTGTGCCAAAGGAAAAGGCTATGGCCTTTGAACGTATACTTTTCCGTGCTACTAGGGGTAACATGTTTCTTAGACAAGAACCTGTTGATGAAACTGTCACTGATCCACTATCTGGAGAAAAG GTCATTAAAAATGCATTTGTTATATTCTACTCTGGGGAGAGAGCAAAATCCAAGATTGTGAAAATCTGTGATGCTTTTGGTGCCAACCGTTACCCGTTTCCAGAAGATCTAGGCAAACAACTCCAGACTATTCAGGAG GTATCTGGAAAAATATCAGAGCTAAAGGCCACTATTGAACTAGGTTTAGCTCACCGTGACAGCATACTTAAAAGTATTTCCTCAGAGTTTGAGCATTGGAACACCCTG gtaaagaaagaaaaagctaTTTACCACACGTTAAACATGTTGAGTCTTGACGTGACAAAGAAATGCTTGGTTGCTGAGGGATGGAGTCCTGTGTTTGCAACAAGTCAG ATCCAAGATGCACTTCAGCGTGCCACTGTTGATAGCAAATCTCAAGTTGGTTCAATTTTTCAAGTTCTCAACACACAAGAATCTCCTCCAACATTTTTCCAGACCAATAAATTTACTTCTGCTTTCCAGGAGATTGTGGATGCCTATGG GATTGCCAAGTATCAAGAAGCAAATCCTGGTGTCTTTACCATTGTGACATTTCCCTTCTTATTTGCTGTCATGTTTGGAGATTGGGGCCATGGTATTTGTTTACTACTTGCAACACTGTACCTCATAATCAGAGAGAAGAAGCTAGCTTCACAG AAACTTGATGATATAATGGATATGATGTTTGGTGGTCGCTATGTGATTTTGATGATGTCACTCTTCTCAATTTACACTGGATTGATATACAATGAATTTTTCTCAGTCCCATTTGAACTCTTTGGTAAATCCGCTTATGCGTGCCGTGATCCTTCTTGTGG AGATGCTACCACGGAAGGATTAATTAAGGTGAGGCCAGCATATCCATTTGGCGTCGATCCTGTATGGCATGGTAGCCGCAGTGAGCTGCCTTTCCTTAATTCATTGAAGATGAAACTGTCTATTCTTCTTGGAGTTGCACAAATGAACCTTGGAATTTTGATGAGTTACTTTAACGCAAAATTTTTCAGAAATGCCCTTAATGTCTG GTACCAGTTTATTCCTCAGCTCATATTCTTGAACAGCTTATTTGGTTACCTTTCACTCCTCATCATTATTAAATGGTGCACGGGCTCAAAAGCTGACCTTTACCATGTAATGATATACATGTTCCTGAGTCCAACCGACGATCTTGGGGAGAACGAGCTATTTCCTGGGCAGAAACTAGTGCAG cttgttctgcttctgcttgctCTGGTTTCTGTGCCTTGGATGCTGATTCCCAAGCCATTATTCTTGAAGAGGCAACATGAGCAG AGGCACCAAGGCCAACAGTACACCATGCTTCAGGCCACAGATGAATCAGTAACAGAGCTggaagaaaaccatgaagaCTCGCATCACCATGAGGAGTTTGAGTTCAGTGAAGTCTTTGTTCACCAGCTGATCCACACAATTGAGTTTGTGCTCGGTGCAGTCTCAAATACCGCCTCATACCTTCGTCTTTGGGCTCTCAG TCTTGCACACTCAGAGTTGTCCAGTGTCTTCTACGAGAAAGTTCTTGTTCTCTCATGGGG gtacaataa